DNA sequence from the Deinococcus apachensis DSM 19763 genome:
TCGACGCGACGCTCGGGGTGCCGGGCCTGCCGCAGTCGGGAACCGGGCAGGCGTGCTGGCTGACGGGGCTGGACGCGGTGCGCCACATGGGCGAACACTTCGGGCCGCACCCCGGCCCCACCCTTCAGCGGCTGCTGCGTGCCCGGGCGCTCCCCGGGCGGATCGTCCAGGCGGGCGGCCGGGCGGCGCTGGCGAATCACTACCCGCCCGCCTACTTCGCCGCGCAGGAACGGCGGCCCCGCATGGGTTGCTTCCCCTTCTCCTTCCTGGCTGCGGGCTTGGGCCTCAACCCGCCTGCGGTGCCCCCCGTGCCCGCCACTCTGGGGCTGGGGTATGCCGACCCCTGGCCTTCCCAGGAGCCGCTGGATGAGGTCACGCGGCTGGGGGCGGCTCTGGCGAGCGTTGCGCACGAGCACGACCTGATCGTCTGCGACCTGTGGTTCGGTGACCGCCTCGGACACATGGGCCGCGACCCCATCCCCTCCGCCGTCCTGGAAGCCGGGCGGGCCTACCTGGGGCGGGTGGACGCCCTGCTGCTGGGGCTCCTCGATGTGGGGGCAAGGGTAGTCCTGAGCAGCGACCACGGGAACCTGGAGGACCTGCGCCTCAGGACCCACACCGTCGCCCGGGTGCCGTTCGCCGGGGTCGGAGTGAACCTAGGTACCGCCCGGAATGTAGTGGAGGGGGGCCAGACCATCGCGGGCTGGTTCGGGGAACTGGGCGACAGTGACAGCAACGCGGAATTGTAACCCAAGCTGGACTATGCGGCCGAAGTTATCCACAGCCTTTTCCACAGCCCTTGTGGACAACTGTGGAAAAGGGGCGAGGGCAGAGGGCGCAGGACAGCCCGGGATAAGCGTCCTGAACGATGTTTTTCAGTGTTTATGGAAGCAACGAACGCGACCATAGACTTATCCACAGGTTCGCGTTTCACTGTGGATAAGTCCGCCGCCCCGCTTCCCGCGCTGCCTCAACGAAAGCCCGAACCCGCCCCGGGTTTTTCACGCCCGGCCTGTCCTCCAAGCGGCTCACAGCGTCCACCCCCGCCGGGTGCAGCACCCGGATCGCCTCCGCCACGTTCTCAGGACCCAGACCCCCGGCCAGCCACGCACCGGGCGGAAAGACATCCCGCAGGTCCTCCCAGTCGAGCGGTACTCCACCCCCCGGCTCGGGCGCGTCCACCATCAGGGTCACGGCGGGGTCCTCCAGAACTTCCAGCACGTCCGCCCGCCCCAGGTCAGCGGGGCGCAGAACGCGCAGAACGGGATGATAACGGGCCACCTCCCGCACGTAAAGACTTGACAGCGGGCCGTGGAGCTGCACGGCGCTTACCCGCGCCGCCTCGGCCAAGCGCAGAACCTCGTCCAGCCCCTGGTTCAGGAACACGCCGACCCGTCCCACCGTCGGACCGACCACCAGGCCCGCCTCCCGCGCCATCCCGGACGACACGAGCCGCCGACTGACCGGCGCGAAGATGAAGCCCAGCGCGTCGGCCCCCGCCCCCGCGGAGAGGAGCGCGTCGTGGACGGACGTGGTGCCGCAGACCTTGACGCGGATCAACGTCCGGCCTCCAGGGCCGCCACCCGTTCCTCCAGGTCGCGGACGCGGCGGGTCAGGGCCACCAGCAGCAGCGCGTAGTGGTCGTACAGCTTGGGGCGTTCCAGCCGGGCCTCACCGGACATCCATTCGCCCAGCAGCCGCTCGGCCTCGCGCAGCACCTCCTCGTCGGGCACGTCGCGGAAGTTCCGTTCCCCGAGGATGGTCCGGGCGAAATTGAGTTCGCGGTCGGTCATGGCCGCATTCTGGCGCAGTGTCGGGAGGCTGGGGGTGTACGGTAAACGCTGGAGGCCCCATGAGCAAGCTGCCCGCCCTTCTGCTCAGCGCCCTCCTCATCTGTTCCCCGGCGTCCGGCTCCCCGGTGGCGTGGGAAAGCCACCAGATGCTCTTCTCCAGCGAGCAGGAAAGTGCCTCGGGGTATTCCCTGCGGACCCGGAGTGTCAGCGGACGCCTCGGCATCACCCGGAACGTGACCTACAGCCTGAGCTTCCGGGGCGGACGGGTGAACGCCGGGGCAGAACGCTGACGGCAGGCTGCTTCTCAGGTCAGCTCAACAAAGATGACGTGATGCTGTTGCAGAACGTGGGGCGCGTGGAGTTCCATATCCCCTCGCGGGGCTGCCCCCACCGCTGAGCCAGGCGGGATGGGGAGAGGAACTGAACCTTCCTTCGCCCGACTTTTCCTGCAAGCGGGGTGTAAGAGCCGCTGACCTAACCTGACTCGTGCTGACCGAGGTCCAACGCCAACTCGACCGCCTGGGGCTGAGCGCGGATTCACCCCCCAGCGTCGAGGAGTGGCGCGCCTTTTTGGCAGCTCTGGACACCTCAAGCCCTCCCACGGAAACGCTGGCCTCCTGGCACCACCAGGCCGTCGAGAACTCGCCGGGTCCCCTCTTCGTGATGAACCGGGAAGGCCGGGTGCGGGGCGGGAACCTGGCCTTCCTGACCCTGTTCGGACGCGGCAGCCCCGGGCGGCATTACGAGTCTTTGTGCCCCCCCGCGGAGGCGGCACGGCTGACGGAACTGATCACCCGGGTCTTCGAGGGGGAGGTGCTGGAGGGCATCAGCGTCGAGTTTCACCTCCCGGACGGCACGCCGCGCTTCATGCTCGCGCACCTGTACCCGTCGCGGGGCGGGGACGGCCGAATTGACGGGTGCATCCTCGCCTGCACGGACGTGACGGAGCGGCACCGGAAGGCCGAGGCGCTGGAGGAGCGCTACCGCTCGTACGAGACGATCCTGAACGCGGTGCCCGCTCCGCTGGCGGTGTTCGACCGTCAGCAGCGCTACCTGTTCTGCAACCCCAGCGCCATCGCCAACGACGAGATTCGCGCCTGGGTCATCGGCCGCGATGATTTTGAATACTGCGCCCACCGCGGGTTTTCCCCCACCCTGGCCCAGAAACGCCGCGAGCAGTTCGAGGCGGCAGTGCGGCAGCGGGGGCCGATCTTCTGGGAGGAGCACTTCACCCTGCCGGACGGCAGCGTCCGGCACATGCTGCGCTGCCTGAACCCGGTGTTCTCGGCGGGGGGAGAGCTGGACCTC
Encoded proteins:
- a CDS encoding phosphoribosylanthranilate isomerase yields the protein MIRVKVCGTTSVHDALLSAGAGADALGFIFAPVSRRLVSSGMAREAGLVVGPTVGRVGVFLNQGLDEVLRLAEAARVSAVQLHGPLSSLYVREVARYHPVLRVLRPADLGRADVLEVLEDPAVTLMVDAPEPGGGVPLDWEDLRDVFPPGAWLAGGLGPENVAEAIRVLHPAGVDAVSRLEDRPGVKNPGRVRAFVEAAREAGRRTYPQ